In the genome of Plasmodium falciparum 3D7 genome assembly, chromosome: 2, one region contains:
- a CDS encoding erythrocyte membrane protein 1, PfEMP1 produces MGSGKGGDPQDESVKHMFDRIGEDVYEQVKSETVNYVSELEGKLSLAPILGVESGSTNETCNLVQDYYNKPVYGNSNRYPCKNLKGITNEERFSDTLGGQCTNKKIKGNEYSTKSGKDCGACAPYRRLHLCSHNLESIDTTSMTHKLLLEVCMAAKYEGNSIDTHYPQHQRTNEDSPSQICTMLARSFADIGDIVRGKDLFYGNSKEKEKRDELETNLKTIFGKIHEKLKDKEGAETRYGSDTTNYYQLREDWWYANRATVWEAITCDVHGSDYFRQTCGDKETTATRVKDKCRCKDENGKKPGSNADQVPTYFDYVPQYLRWFEEWAEDFCRKKKKKLEKLEQQCRDYKQNLYCSGNGYDCTKTIYKKGKLVIGEHCTNCSVWCRLYESWIDNQKLEFLKQKQKYETEISNSGSCGGSGGVKGRNRKKRGAGVETATNYDGYEKKFYKELKESEYGKVDDFLKLLNNEDVCKKIKDEKEKIDFTKPADKNSNNEGTFYHSEYCKPCPDCGVKRKDNQWKDKYDGKCTRGKLYEPASGAQGTPIKILKSGEKQKEIETKLKAFCDQTNGDTTNSVARGGGADGSGSKSNSKELYEEWKCYNEVQKVKDDKNGEEEDEDEEDVDKVKKAGGLCILENKKHESRNNSSNEPEQFQKTFHDFFYFWIGRFLNDSMYWRGKVNSCINNPKRKKCRNECKDDCGCFKEWIGKKKEEWENIKKHFKTQEAFKNKRENSGIDMFSGLMDSADVVLELALELEQLFQDIKDGYGDVKELKGIKELLDEEKKKKQAEEAVVVVVADNQKKTTIDKLLQHEGDDANNCLKTHKEKCEETQPKPPGAGGPGAPSETGETTTLEDEEEEEDEEEDAGDEVEEGETVDTTEGDETETVEQPVKDTDREGEEEEAKKATDTTTSLDVCDTVKNALTNNDNLTDACKLKYGPGGKERFPNWKCVSSGEKSVATAGSSGATGKSGDKGAICVPPRRRRLYVGGLTKLTSAGTSSESPQGGSESSRASDVSQGNGGDDITTTESLRKWFIETAAIETFFLWHRYKKEWEAQKKAELQRNGLLLGTGASLNLGGDDSNPQTQLQKSGTIPLDFLRLMFYTLGDYRDILVRGVADDKNGGNNIILNASGNKDEKQKMEKIQEKIEQILPTSGNKETRGPQNSVNDRQSLWDRIAEHVWHGMVCALTYKDDDNGLKGVVKKPQKIENPEKLWNETTKKPKDEKYQYQTAKLEDESGEKRPDSSASGTKLTDFIKRPPYFRYLEEWGENFCKKRTEMLGKIKEDCYKNGGRCSGDGLKCNEIVIDKEKIFGDLLCPTCARHCRFYKKWINTKRDEFNKQSNAYSEQKKKYEEENDSAQKNNGVCGTLKDDAAEFLNRLKNGPCKNESEENKKAEDEIDFKKPDDTFKDADNCKPCSEFKIKCENHNCSSGGNTQGKCDGKTTIAATEIENIKTNTKEVTMLVSDDSKSATEFKDGLSECKDKGIFKGIRKDEWECGKVCGVDICNLKKKDNIGKESDKKYIIMKELLKRWLEYFLEDYNKIKHKISHCTKNGKGSKCIKGCVDKWVQQKKEEWKQIKERFNEQYKSKTSDEYFNVKSFLETWIPKIAVVNDQDNVIKLSKFGNSCGCSASAISTNGNEEDAIDCMIKKLEKKIDECKRKPGENSGQTCNETLTHPLDVQDEDEPLEETEENPVGKQHPSFCPPVEDKKKEEEGETCTPASPAPAPAPAPASPSPTPAPADEPFDPTILQTTIPLGIALALGSIAFLFLKKKTKHPVDLFSVINIPKSDYDIPTKLSPNRYIPYTSGKYRGKRYIYLEGDSGTDSGYTDHYSDITSSSESEYEEMDINDIYVPGSPKYKTLIEVVLEPSGNNTTASDTQNDIQNDGIPSNKFSDNEWNTLKDDFISNMLQNQPKDVPNDYKSGDIPFNTQPNTLYFDKPEEKPFITSIHDRNLLNGEEYSYNVNMSTNSMDDPKYVSNNVYSGIDLINDSLSGNKHIDIYDEVLKRKENELFGTNHVKHTSIHSVAKNTNSDPILNQINLFHTWLDRHRDMCEKWENHHERLAKLKEEWENETHSGNTHPSDSNKTLNTDVSIQIHMDNPKPINQFTNMDTILEDLDKPFNEPYYYDMYDDDIYYDVNDHDTSTVDTNAMDVPSKVQIEMDVNTKLVKEKYPIADVWDI; encoded by the exons ATGGGGAGTGGTAAGGGCGGTGATCCGCAGGATGAAAGTGTCAAACATATGTTTGATAGGATAGGAGAAGATGTGTACGAGCAAGTGAAAAGTGAAACTGTAAATTATGTTAGTGAATTGGAAGGAAAGTTGTCACTAGCACCAATTTTGGGTGTGGAATCAGGTAGCACCAATGAAACATGCAACCTTGTACaggattattataataagcCTGTTTATGGTAACAGTAACAGGTATCCGTGCAAAAATTTAAAAGGAATTACAAATGAAGAACGTTTTTCGGATACACTTGGTGGCCAGTGTactaacaaaaaaataaaaggtaATGAATATAGTACTAAAAGTGGTAAAGATTGTGGAGCATGTGCACCATACCGACGTCTACATTTATGTAGTCATAATTTGGAATCTATAGACACAACGTCGATGACGCATAAGTTGTTGTTAGAGGTGTGTATGGCAGCAAAATACGAAGGAAACTCAATAGATACACATTATCCACAACATCAACGAACTAATGAGGATTCTCCTTCTCAAATATGTACTATGTTGGCACGAAGTTTTGCAGATATAGGTGATATTGTAAGAGGAAAAGATTTATTTTATGGTAATAgcaaagaaaaagaaaaaagagatGAATTAGAAACCAATTTGAAAACAATTTTCGGGAAAATACATGAAAAATTGAAGGATAAGGAAGGAGCAGAAACTCGTTACGGAAGTGATACtacaaattattatcaattACGAGAAGACTGGTGGTATGCGAATCGCGCCACAGTGTGGGAAGCTATCACGTGCGACGTTCATGGTTCTGACTATTTTCGACAAACATGTGGTGATAAAGAAACCACTGCAACTCGGGTTAAAGACAAATGCCGCTGTAAGGACGAAAACGGCAAAAAGCCCGGCTCAAATGCCGACCAAGTCCCCACATATTTTGACTACGTGCCGCAGTATCTTCGCTGGTTCGAGGAATGGGCAGAAGACTTTtgtaggaaaaaaaaaaagaaattagaAAAGTTGGAACAACAGTGTCGCGATTACaaacaaaatttatattgtaGTGGTAATGGCTACGATTGCACAAAAACTATATACAAAAAAGGTAAACTTGTTATAGGTGAACATTGTACAAACTGTTCTGTTTGGTGTCGTCTGTATGAATCTTGGATAGATAACCAAAAACTAGAATTtctaaaacaaaaacaaaaatacgAAACAGAAATATCAAATAGCGGTAGTTGTGGTGGGAGTGGTGGTGTTAAGGGTAGGAATAGGAAAAAACGGGGTGCAGGTGTAGAAACTGCTACTAATTATGATgggtatgaaaaaaaattttataaagaaCTGAAAGAAAGTGAGTATGGAAAAGTCgatgattttttaaaattattaaataatgaagatgtatgcaaaaaaattaaggatgaaaaagaaaaaattgatTTTACCAAACCTGCTgataaaaatagtaataatgaaGGAACATTTTATCATTCGGAATATTGTAAACCGTGTCCCGACTGTGGGGTCAAACGTAAAGATAATCAATGGaaagataaatatgatgGCAAGTGCACACGTGGAAAACTTTATGAGCCTGCAAGTGGCGCACAAGGTACTCCTATTAAAATCCTTAAAAGTggtgaaaaacaaaaagaaattgaaacaaaattaaaagcGTTTTGCGATCAAACAAATGGTGATACAACAAATAGTGTTGCTAGAGGCGGTGGCGCTGATGGTAGTGGTAGTAAGAGTAATAGTAAGGAACTGTATGAAGAATGGAAATGTTATAACGAGGTACAGAAAGTtaaagatgataaaaatggagAGGAAGAGGATGAAGACGAGGAAGATGTAGACAAGGTAAAAAAAGCAGGCGGATTATGTATATTGGAAAACAAAAAACATGAAAGTAGAAATAATTCTTCAAATGAACCTGAGCAATTCCAAAAGACATTCcatgattttttttacttttggATAGGACGTTTTTTGAACGATTCTATGTATTGGAGAGGAAAAGTTAACAGTTGTATAAATAATCCTAAGCGAAAGAAATGTAGAAATGAATGTAAGGATGATTGTGGTTGTTTTAAAGAATGGATtggaaaaaagaaagaagaatgggaaaatataaaaaaacattttaaaacGCAAGAAGCTTTTAAGAATAAACGAGAAAATAGCGGAATTGACATGTTCAGCGGACTAATGGATTCTGCTGATGTTGTTCTTGAATTGGCTTTGGAATTAGAACAACTTTTCCAAGATATTAAAGATGGTTATGGGGATGTAAAGGAATTAAAAGGAATTAAAGAACTGTTGgatgaggaaaaaaaaaaaaaacaagcaGAAGAAGcagttgttgttgttgttgccGACAATCAAAAGAAGACCACAATTGATAAATTACTACAACATGAAGGAGACGATGCCAATAACTGCCTAAAAACACACAAAGAAAAATGCGAAGAAACGCAACCAAAACCACCCGGCGCTGGAGGTCCTGGTGCCCCCTCCGAAACCGGAGAAACCACTACACTTGAGgacgaagaagaagaagaagacgAAGAAGAAGACGCAGGCGACGAAGTCGAGGAGGGGGAGACGGTGGACACCACAGAAGGGGATGAGACAGAGACGGTGGAGCAGCCGGTGAAGGACACGGACAGGGAGGGGGAGGAGGAAGAGGCAAAGAAGGCAACAGATACGACTACATCACTAGACGTTTGCGACACAGTGAAAAACGCACTCACAAACAACGACAATCTCACTGATGCATGTAAACTAAAATACGGTCCAGGTGGAAAGGAAAGATTCCCCAATTGGAAATGTGTATCAAGTGGTGAAAAAAGTGTTGCCACTGCCGGTAGTAGTGGTGCCACTGGCAAAAGTGGTGATAAGGGTGCCATTTGTGTGCCACCCAGGAGGCGACGACTATACGTGGGTGGGTTAACCAAGTTGACAAGTGCTGGCACGTCTAGTGAGTCACCACAGGGGGGTAGTGAGTCATCACGGGCGAGTGATGTGTCACAAGGTAACGGCGGCGACGACATCACCACCACCGAGTCATTACGTAAGTGGTTTATAGAGACGGCAGCTATAGAGACTTTTTTCTTATGGcatagatataaaaaagagtGGGAGGCACAAAAGAAGGCGGAACTACAACGAAATGGATTACTACTCGGCACAGGTGCTAGCCTCAACCTTGGTGGTGATGACTCCAACCCCCAAACACAATTACAAAAAAGTGGTACCATACCCCTCGATTTCTTGAGATTAATGTTTTATACTTTAGGTGATTATAGAGATATTTTGGTACGAGGTGTTGCTGACGACAAAAACGGTGGCAACAACATAATACTTAATGCGAGTGGTAACAAGGATGAAAAACAGAAAATGGAGAAAATACAAGAGAAAATAGAACAAATTCTTCCAACTAGTGGTAACAAAGAAACTCGTGGCCCCCAAAATAGTGTCAATGACCGTCAATCCTTGTGGGATAGAATCGCCGAACATGTTTGGCATGGAATGGTTTGCGCATTAACATATAAAGATGACGACAATGGCCTCAAAGGCGTCGTAAAAAAACCACAAAAGATTGAAAATCCGGAGAAACTTTGGAACGAAACAACCAAAAAACCCAAAGACGAGAAATACCAATACCAAACTGCCAAACTCGAAGATGAAAGTGGCGAAAAACGACCAGACTCCTCAGCCAGTGGTACGAAATTAACCGACTTCATCAAACGCCCCCCTTATTTCCGTTACCTTGAAGAATGGGGTGaaaatttttgtaaaaaacgAACAGAGATGTTGGGGAAGATAAAGGAGGATTGCTACAAAAATGGTGGACGTTGTAGTGGTGATGGTTTGAAATGTAACGAAATAGTTATAGATAAGGAAAAAATTTTTGGCGATTTACTTTGTCCGACGTGTGCCAGACATTGtagattttataaaaagtgGATAAACACAAAAAGGGACGAATTTAATAAACAATCAAATGCATATtctgaacaaaaaaaaaaatacgaaGAGGAAAATGATAGTGCTCAAAAGAATAATGGAGTTTGCGGAACACTAAAAGATGACGCTGCAGAATTTTTAAATAGGTTAAAAAACGGACCATGTAAAAATGAGAGTGAAGAGAATAAAAAAGCAGAGGATGAAATAGATTTTAAGAAACCAGATGATACATTTAAAGATGCAGATAATTGTAAACCATGTTCtgaatttaaaattaaatgtgAAAATCATAATTGCAGCAGTGGTGGTAATACACAAGGGAAGTGCGATGGAAAAACGACTATTGCTGCAACAGaaattgaaaatataaaaacaaatactAAAGAAGTTACTATGCTTGTGAGTGATGACAGTAAAAGTGCAACGGAATTTAAGGATGGTTTAAGCGAATGTAAAGATAAAGGTATATTTAAAGGTATTAGAAAAGATGAATGGGAATGTGGCAAAGTATGTGGTGTAGATATATGTAatctgaaaaaaaaagataacatTGGGAAAGAAAgcgataaaaaatatatcataatgaAAGAATTGCTTAAACGATGgttagaatattttttagaagattataataaaattaaacataAAATTTCACATTGTACGAAAAATGGTAAAGGATCCAAATGTATAAAAGGTTGCGTAGATAAATGGGTACAACAGAAAAAGGAAGAATGgaaacaaataaaagaacGTTTCAATGAAcaatataaaagtaaaacCTCAGATGAATATTTTAACGTTAAAAGTTTTTTGGAGACCTGGATACCTAAAATTGCTGTTGTAAATGATCAAgataatgttataaaattaagTAAGTTCGGTAATTCTTGTGGATGTAGTGCCAGTGCGATCTCAACAAATGGTAATGAGGAGGATGCTATAGATTGTATGATTAAAAagcttgaaaaaaaaattgacgAATGCAAAAGGAAACCTGGCGAAAATAGTGGTCAAACATGTAACGAAACACTAACACATCCCCTTGACGTTCAGGATGAAGATGAACCCCTTGAAGAAACAGAAGAAAACCCAGTGGGAAAACAACACCCATCATTTTGTCCGCCAGtggaagataaaaaaaaagaggaagAAGGAGAAACTTGTACACCGGCATCACCAGCACCAGCACCAGCACCAGCACCAGCATCTCCATCCCCGACACCGGCCCCTGCGGATGAACCGTTTGACCCAACTATACTACAAACAACCATTCCTTTAGGTATTGCGCTGGCATTAGGATCCAttgcttttttatttttgaag aaaaaaactAAACACCCTGTCGACCTTTTCAGTGTTATTAATATCCCCAAAAGTGATTATGATATACCGACAAAACTTTCACCCAATAGATATATACCTTATACTAGTGGTAAATACAGAGGCAAACGGTACATTTACCTTGAAGGAGATAGTGGAACTGATAGTGGTTACACCGATCATTATAGTGATATTACTTCATCTTCCGAAAGTGAGTATGAAGAAAtggatattaatgatatatatgtacctGGTAGtcctaaatataaaacattgatAGAAGTAGTACTTGAACCTAGTGGTAACAACACAACAGCTAGTGATACACAAaatgatatacaaaatgatgGTATACCTAGCAATAAATTTAGTGATAATGAATGGAATACATTGAAAGATGATTTTATATCTAATATGTTACAAAATCAACCAAAGGATGTAccaaatgattataaaagtGGAGATATTCCATTCAATACACAACCGAatactttatattttgataaacCTGAAGAAAAACCTTTTATTACTTCTATTCATGATAGAAATTTACTTAACGGAGAAGAATATAGTTATAATGTTAATATGAGTACTAATAGTATGGATGATCCAAAATATGTAtcaaataatgtatattctGGTATAGATTTAATTAATGATTCACTAAGTGGTAACAaacatattgatatatatgatgaagtTTTGAAacgaaaagaaaatgaattatttggAACAAATCATGTGAAACATACGAGTATACATAGTGTTGCAAAAAATACAAACAGTGATCCTATACTCAATCAAATAAATTTGTTCCATACATGGTTAGATAGACATAGAGATATGTGCGAAAAGTGGGAAAATCATCACGAACGATTAGCCAAATTGAAAGAAGAGTGGGAAAATGAGACACATAGTGGTAACACTCACCCTAGTGATAGTAACAAAACGTTAAATACTGATGTTTCTATACAAATACATATGGATAATCCTAAACCTATAAATCAATTTACTAATATGGATACTATCTTGGAGGATCTGGACAAACCATTTAATGAACCCTACTATTATGATATGTATGACgatgatatttattatgatgtAAATGATCATGATACATCAACTGTGGATACTAATGCTATGGATGTACCTAGTAAAGTACAAATTGAAATGGATGTAAATACCAAATTGGTGAAAGAGAAATATCCTATAGCAGATGTAtgggatatataa